Proteins found in one Tamandua tetradactyla isolate mTamTet1 chromosome 3, mTamTet1.pri, whole genome shotgun sequence genomic segment:
- the ZNF395 gene encoding zinc finger protein 395 isoform X1, translated as MASVLSRRLGKRSLLGARVLGPSASDGPSGATQPLEPQMELLEGTVPQPFLAYKDSSCQEQPKEVLKALGTSGLQQMAFQPGQKVYVWYGGQECPGLVEQHSRAEDKMTVWLLDQKLQICCRAEEVWLADLQGSLSQAPSAEQDGQAAYRPVSRNIDVPKRKSDAVEMDEMMAAMVLTSLSCSPLVQSPPGTEANFSASRTTCDLWKESGDVSDSGSSTTSGHWSGSSGISTPSPPHPQASPKYLGDAFGSPQTDHGFETDSDPFLLDEPAPRKRKNSVKVMYKCLWPSCGKVLRSIVGIKRHVKALHLGDTVDSDQFKREEDFYYTEVQMKEESAAAGTPAPGIPTAEPALTPSVTSPPLAILPPPPPKAQSSGPEHPGLESYLPSGALSKSAPGSFWHIQADHAYQQALPSFQIPVSPHIYTSISWAATPSTASTLSPVRSRSLSFSEPQQPPPAMKSHLIVTSPPRAQSSTRKARGEAKKCRKVYGIEHRDQWCTACRWKKACQRFLD; from the exons ATGGCCAGTGTGCTGTCCCGGCGCCTTGGTAAGCGGTCCCTCTTGGGAGCCCGTGTGTTGGGACCCAGTGCTTCAGATGGGCCGTCAGGGGCCACCCAGCCCTTGGAACCTCAAATGGAGCTGCTGGAGGGCACTGTTCCGCAGCCCTTCCTCGCCTATAAGGACAGTTCCTGCCAGGAACAGCCCAAGGAAGTCCTCAAGGCTCTCGGCACCTCAGGCCTCCAGCAGATGGCTTTTCAGCCTGGGCAGAAG GTTTACGTGTGGTATGGGGGTCAGGAGTGCCCAGGACTGGTGGAGCAGCACAGCCGGGCAGAGGATAAGATGACAGTCTGGCTGTTGGACCAGAAGTTACAAATCTGCTGCAGGGCAGAGGAGGTGTGGCTCGCCGACCTGCAGGGCTCCCTTTCCCAGGCACCATCAGCGGAGCAGGATGGCCAGGCGGCCTACAGGCCTGTCTCTAGGAACATTGACGTCCCAAAGAG GAAGTCGGATGCAGTGGAGATGGATGAGATGATGGCGGCCATGGTTCTGACATCCTTGTCCTGCAGCCCCCTCGTGCAGAGTCCTCCTGGTACCGAGGCCAACTTCTCTG CTTCCCGCACAACCTGCGACCTGTGGAAGGAGAGCGGTGATGTATCTGACAGCGGCAGCAGTACCACCAGCGGGCACTGGAGTGGGAGCAGTGGCATTTCTACTCCCTCACCTCCCCATCCGCAGGCCAGCCCCAAGTATTTGGGGGATGCCTTTGGTTCGCCCCAAACAGATCATGGATTTGAAACCGATTCCGACCCTTTTCTATTGGATGAACCAGCTCCACGCAAAAGAAAG AACTCAGTGAAGGTGATGTATAAGTGCCTGTGGCCAAGCTGTGGCAAAGTTCTGCGCTCAATTGTGGGCATCAAACGACACGTCAAAGCCCTCCACCTGGG GGATACTGTGGACTCGGATCAGTTCAAGCGGGAGGAGGATTTCTACTACACAGAGGTGCAGATGAAGGAAGAATCTGCTGCTGCTGGTACCCCTGCCCCTGGGATTCCCACAGCTGAACCAGCTCTCACCCCCAGCGTGACCAGCCCACCTCTAGCCATTCTTCCACCACCTCCTCCCAAAGCCCAGTCCTCAGGCCCGGAACACCCCGGCCTGGAGTCTTACCTGCCTTCTGGTGCTCTCAGCAAGTCAGCTCCTGGTTCCTTCTGGCACATCCAGGCTGACCATGCGTACCAG CAGGCTCTGCCGTCCTTTCAGATCCCGGTCTCTCCACACATCTACACCAGTATTAGCTGGGCTGCCACCCCCTCCACGGCTTCCACCCTCTCTCCG GTGCGGAGCCGGTCGCTAAGCTTCAGTGAGCCCCAGCAGCCACCACCTGCGATGAAATCGCACCTGATTGTCACATCTCCACCCCGGGCCCAGAGCAGCACCAG GAAAGCTCGTGGGGAAGCTAAGAAGTGCCGCAAGGTGTACGGCATCGAGCACAGGGACCAGTGGTGCACAGCCTGCCGGTGGAAGAAGGCCTGCCAGCGATTCCTGGATTGA
- the ZNF395 gene encoding zinc finger protein 395 isoform X2 yields the protein MASVLSRRLGKRSLLGARVLGPSASDGPSGATQPLEPQMELLEGTVPQPFLAYKDSSCQEQPKEVLKALGTSGLQQMAFQPGQKVYVWYGGQECPGLVEQHSRAEDKMTVWLLDQKLQICCRAEEVWLADLQGSLSQAPSAEQDGQAAYRPVSRNIDVPKRKSDAVEMDEMMAAMVLTSLSCSPLVQSPPGTEANFSASRTTCDLWKESGDVSDSGSSTTSGHWSGSSGISTPSPPHPQASPKYLGDAFGSPQTDHGFETDSDPFLLDEPAPRKRKNSVKVMYKCLWPSCGKVLRSIVGIKRHVKALHLGDTVDSDQFKREEDFYYTEVQMKEESAAAGTPAPGIPTAEPALTPSVTSPPLAILPPPPPKAQSSGPEHPGLESYLPSGALSKSAPGSFWHIQADHAYQALPSFQIPVSPHIYTSISWAATPSTASTLSPVRSRSLSFSEPQQPPPAMKSHLIVTSPPRAQSSTRKARGEAKKCRKVYGIEHRDQWCTACRWKKACQRFLD from the exons ATGGCCAGTGTGCTGTCCCGGCGCCTTGGTAAGCGGTCCCTCTTGGGAGCCCGTGTGTTGGGACCCAGTGCTTCAGATGGGCCGTCAGGGGCCACCCAGCCCTTGGAACCTCAAATGGAGCTGCTGGAGGGCACTGTTCCGCAGCCCTTCCTCGCCTATAAGGACAGTTCCTGCCAGGAACAGCCCAAGGAAGTCCTCAAGGCTCTCGGCACCTCAGGCCTCCAGCAGATGGCTTTTCAGCCTGGGCAGAAG GTTTACGTGTGGTATGGGGGTCAGGAGTGCCCAGGACTGGTGGAGCAGCACAGCCGGGCAGAGGATAAGATGACAGTCTGGCTGTTGGACCAGAAGTTACAAATCTGCTGCAGGGCAGAGGAGGTGTGGCTCGCCGACCTGCAGGGCTCCCTTTCCCAGGCACCATCAGCGGAGCAGGATGGCCAGGCGGCCTACAGGCCTGTCTCTAGGAACATTGACGTCCCAAAGAG GAAGTCGGATGCAGTGGAGATGGATGAGATGATGGCGGCCATGGTTCTGACATCCTTGTCCTGCAGCCCCCTCGTGCAGAGTCCTCCTGGTACCGAGGCCAACTTCTCTG CTTCCCGCACAACCTGCGACCTGTGGAAGGAGAGCGGTGATGTATCTGACAGCGGCAGCAGTACCACCAGCGGGCACTGGAGTGGGAGCAGTGGCATTTCTACTCCCTCACCTCCCCATCCGCAGGCCAGCCCCAAGTATTTGGGGGATGCCTTTGGTTCGCCCCAAACAGATCATGGATTTGAAACCGATTCCGACCCTTTTCTATTGGATGAACCAGCTCCACGCAAAAGAAAG AACTCAGTGAAGGTGATGTATAAGTGCCTGTGGCCAAGCTGTGGCAAAGTTCTGCGCTCAATTGTGGGCATCAAACGACACGTCAAAGCCCTCCACCTGGG GGATACTGTGGACTCGGATCAGTTCAAGCGGGAGGAGGATTTCTACTACACAGAGGTGCAGATGAAGGAAGAATCTGCTGCTGCTGGTACCCCTGCCCCTGGGATTCCCACAGCTGAACCAGCTCTCACCCCCAGCGTGACCAGCCCACCTCTAGCCATTCTTCCACCACCTCCTCCCAAAGCCCAGTCCTCAGGCCCGGAACACCCCGGCCTGGAGTCTTACCTGCCTTCTGGTGCTCTCAGCAAGTCAGCTCCTGGTTCCTTCTGGCACATCCAGGCTGACCATGCGTACCAG GCTCTGCCGTCCTTTCAGATCCCGGTCTCTCCACACATCTACACCAGTATTAGCTGGGCTGCCACCCCCTCCACGGCTTCCACCCTCTCTCCG GTGCGGAGCCGGTCGCTAAGCTTCAGTGAGCCCCAGCAGCCACCACCTGCGATGAAATCGCACCTGATTGTCACATCTCCACCCCGGGCCCAGAGCAGCACCAG GAAAGCTCGTGGGGAAGCTAAGAAGTGCCGCAAGGTGTACGGCATCGAGCACAGGGACCAGTGGTGCACAGCCTGCCGGTGGAAGAAGGCCTGCCAGCGATTCCTGGATTGA